The following is a genomic window from Adhaeribacter radiodurans.
CGATGTACAATTGGGCGCTTTCGTTTAAAGTACCGTTATCGTTTAAAATATCAATGCTGGCTAAATTATGCCGATGCCCGAGTTCGTAGTCGTTAATGTCGTGGGCTGGGGTTACTTTTAACGCGCCGGTACCAAATTCCATATCCACGTACTCATCCTGAATAATCGGGATGGCCCGGTTAATGAGCGGCACCAAGGCTTTTTTACCTTTTAAATGCTGGTAGCGGGCATCGTTGGGGTTTACGCATATTGCGGTATCGCCCAAAATGGTTTCAGGCCGGGTTGTAGCAATGGTAATGTAATTTTCCGGCTCGCCTTCAATCTGGTAATTAACGTAGTACAGCTTGGAGTTTACCTGCTTATGAATTACTTCTTCGTCGGAGACGGCAGTTAAACCTTGCGGGTCCCAGTTTACCATCCGGATGCCGCGGTAAATGTATCCTTTGCGGTGCAAATCCACGAACACCTGAATAACAGCCGCCGAAAGATCTTCTTCCATGGTAAAGCGGGTACGATCCCAGTCGCAGGAAGCGCCTAGCTTTTTAAGCTGCTCCAGAATAATGCCGCCGTATTTTTCTTTCCACTCCCAGGCATATTTTAAAAATTCTTCACGGGTAATATCTTTTTTACTTATTCCACGCTCCTTGAGCATGGCTACAACCTTAGCTTCGGTTGCAATAGAAGCGTGGTCGGTGCCGGGTACCCAGCACGCTTCTTTGCCCTGCATGCGGGCGCGGCGTACCAGTATATCCTGAATGGTATTGTTAAGCATATGGCCCATGTGCAGCACGCCCGTAACGTTAGGCGGCGGAATTACAACCGAGTACGGCTGTTTGTGCGGATTGGGCTTTGATTTAAATAAGCCGTTCTCCAACCAGCTTTGGTACCATTTATCTTCTACTTCTTTCGGATTATAAGTTTTGGCAATCGACATAATATCATTACGGATTTTGGACGGCAAAATTAACGAATAAAGGTGTGGGTTAAAAATAATCTTGTTTCGATAATACTCTTCTATGAACGAAGTGGAAACCCTGTTGAACCCGAAAGCTTTTTACCGGGTAAACCGCTCCTGCATCTGCCATATAAAAGGTGGACAAATTCATTCTTACTTTAACGGCAAATTAAAACTCGATTTAACTCTTGCAATGGATAAAGAAGTACTAATAAGCCGCGAAAACGCTACAGATTTTTAAAAATTGTATGGGTCCGTAAGAGTTGCAGGTTTAAAAAGTAAAACCCTCCGGAAGCTCAGCAAGTAATAGAAGTGGTTTGCACTTGAACTATTTTCCAAAAAATTTAAAACAGAACGTTATGGAGAAATTAAAAGGCAAAGTAGCCTTAATAACCGGGTCCGACTCCGGTATCGGCCGAGCCACCGCTATAGAATTTGCCAAAGAAGGCGCAGATGTTGTAATTTGTTACCACTCAGATAAGGAAGGTGCCGAAGAAACGCTGACCGAAGTTACTAAACTACAGCGTAAAGGTTTGTTATTACAGGTAGATATAAGCGATGAACAATCGGTGGAGCAGTTGTTTGCCGATGCCTTGAAAGAATTTAATACCCTTGATATTTTGGTAAATAACGCCGCTGTAAATGGTTCGGGCATTAAGGTAGCCGATATGAGTACCGACGTATTCGACCGCACCATCCGTACGAATCTCTATGGTACGTTTTTCTGCTCCCGGGCTTTTATCCGGCATCGTCAAAAACAGGGCGGTAAAGGAAAAATAATAAATGTAAGTTCTGTACACGAAGAAATTGTTTCGGCTGGTACCGCCGATTACTGTGCTTCTAAAGCGGCTGTCCGTAATCTTACCCGCACGTTAGCGTTGGAACTTGCCGAAGACGGCATTAACGTAAATAATATAGCGCCCGGTATGATTCTTACTCCCATGA
Proteins encoded in this region:
- a CDS encoding SDR family NAD(P)-dependent oxidoreductase — translated: MEKLKGKVALITGSDSGIGRATAIEFAKEGADVVICYHSDKEGAEETLTEVTKLQRKGLLLQVDISDEQSVEQLFADALKEFNTLDILVNNAAVNGSGIKVADMSTDVFDRTIRTNLYGTFFCSRAFIRHRQKQGGKGKIINVSSVHEEIVSAGTADYCASKAAVRNLTRTLALELAEDGINVNNIAPGMILTPMNQEAMDSKEVREEKSQHIPMKRPGNPEEIGKLAVFLASSDSDYVTGSSYFMDGGLSLFMGQGA
- a CDS encoding LytTR family transcriptional regulator DNA-binding domain-containing protein, which encodes MNEVETLLNPKAFYRVNRSCICHIKGGQIHSYFNGKLKLDLTLAMDKEVLISRENATDF